One part of the Marinobacterium rhizophilum genome encodes these proteins:
- a CDS encoding iron-containing alcohol dehydrogenase, producing MSTQVILPRIMQVGDGASQDTPTVLASLGCTRPLIITDKMMVELGYAGRIQKCLAEHQVSADVFADTVPEPTVRSIQAGVDITRDGDYDCIIALGGGSPIDSAKAIAILARHGGTMQDYKFPRMVIEAGLPIIAIPTTAGTGSEVTRFTIITDETSDEKMLCVGIGFMPVAALIDFNLTLSLPPRITADTGIDALTHAMEAYVSKKANPYSDSQALSAMRLIGPNLRRAYHEGSDREAREAMMLGSTLAGVAFSNASVALVHGMSRPIGAAFHVPHGLSNAMLLPSVTAFSIPAAPGRYADCARAMGVAREQDSDEQANHKLLQELIALNAELKVPTPAQFGIERQAFFDLLPTMAEQALASGSPNNNPRVPSADDVIEIYQQLW from the coding sequence ATGTCTACTCAAGTGATTCTTCCGCGCATCATGCAGGTTGGCGACGGAGCCAGCCAGGATACGCCCACTGTCCTGGCGAGCCTTGGCTGCACGCGCCCGCTGATCATTACCGACAAGATGATGGTGGAACTGGGCTACGCCGGTCGCATTCAAAAATGCCTGGCCGAGCATCAGGTATCCGCCGATGTGTTCGCCGATACCGTCCCCGAGCCGACCGTCCGTTCCATTCAGGCGGGTGTCGACATAACGCGTGATGGGGATTACGACTGCATTATCGCGCTTGGCGGCGGCAGCCCGATCGACAGTGCCAAGGCGATCGCGATTCTGGCCCGCCACGGCGGCACGATGCAGGACTACAAGTTTCCCCGTATGGTGATTGAGGCCGGCCTGCCCATTATCGCGATTCCCACCACCGCCGGAACCGGCTCCGAGGTGACGCGTTTCACCATCATTACCGACGAGACCAGCGATGAGAAGATGCTCTGTGTCGGTATCGGGTTCATGCCGGTCGCGGCCCTGATCGATTTCAACCTGACCTTGAGCCTGCCGCCACGCATTACCGCCGACACCGGTATCGATGCGCTGACGCACGCGATGGAAGCCTATGTCAGCAAAAAAGCGAACCCCTACAGTGACAGCCAGGCACTGTCCGCGATGCGCCTGATCGGCCCGAATCTGCGCCGTGCCTACCATGAGGGGTCCGACAGGGAGGCCCGCGAGGCGATGATGCTGGGTTCCACCCTGGCCGGCGTGGCGTTCTCCAATGCCTCGGTCGCCCTGGTGCACGGCATGAGTCGACCCATTGGCGCCGCCTTCCATGTGCCCCACGGGCTGTCCAACGCCATGCTGCTGCCCAGTGTCACCGCGTTCTCGATTCCGGCCGCCCCCGGGCGTTACGCCGACTGTGCCCGCGCCATGGGTGTGGCCCGCGAGCAGGACAGCGACGAGCAGGCCAACCACAAATTGCTGCAGGAACTCATCGCCCTGAACGCTGAGCTGAAGGTGCCGACGCCGGCGCAGTTCGGCATTGAACGCCAGGCGTTCTTTGACCTGTTGCCGACCATGGCCGAGCAGGCGCTGGCATCGGGTTCCCCCAACAACAACCCCCGTGTACCCAGTGCGGATGACGTCATCGAGATCTACCAACAGCTCTGGTAA
- a CDS encoding enoyl-CoA hydratase, whose product MTTKTSNPLKSVSTEQSNAAKQPDTAPAAVKPAADTLQTILVERRERVGIITLHRPKSLNALNRQLAREVIETLKAFNADDNIGAIVITGSARAFAAGADIEEMANLSYAEFYCDDIFAPWDALRLISKPIIAAVGGYALGGGCELALMCDFIIAAEDAQFGQPEIKLGILPGIGGSQRLTNAVGKALAMDLILTGRTIDVHEAKAAGLVARVVPSKELLQTALEAAHTIAGYNSPAVRMAKEAVNVAFETSLNEGIRHERRLFQAAFATEGQKEGMHAFIAKRAPVFRHR is encoded by the coding sequence ATGACAACAAAAACCAGCAACCCGCTTAAGTCAGTCAGCACAGAACAGAGCAATGCCGCGAAGCAACCCGATACCGCACCTGCTGCGGTGAAACCGGCCGCGGATACTTTGCAAACCATCCTGGTCGAACGGCGCGAACGGGTAGGCATTATCACCCTGCACCGTCCCAAAAGCCTCAATGCCCTGAACCGGCAACTGGCCCGGGAGGTCATCGAAACCCTCAAGGCTTTCAACGCCGACGACAACATCGGTGCCATCGTGATTACCGGCAGCGCCCGCGCCTTTGCCGCCGGGGCTGATATCGAGGAAATGGCGAATCTGAGCTACGCAGAGTTTTATTGCGACGACATCTTTGCGCCCTGGGATGCGCTGCGCCTGATCAGCAAGCCGATCATCGCCGCCGTGGGGGGGTATGCCCTGGGCGGCGGTTGCGAACTGGCGCTGATGTGCGATTTCATCATTGCCGCGGAAGATGCGCAATTCGGCCAGCCGGAGATCAAACTCGGCATTTTGCCAGGCATAGGCGGCTCGCAGCGTCTGACCAACGCTGTCGGCAAGGCGCTGGCCATGGATCTTATTCTGACCGGGCGCACTATCGACGTGCACGAAGCCAAGGCGGCGGGCCTGGTGGCACGGGTAGTGCCTTCAAAGGAGCTGCTGCAAACCGCACTGGAAGCGGCACACACCATTGCAGGCTACAACAGCCCTGCCGTGCGCATGGCCAAGGAAGCGGTCAATGTCGCATTCGAGACCAGCCTGAACGAGGGCATCCGTCATGAACGGCGTCTGTTCCAGGCGGCCTTTGCGACTGAGGGTCAGAAAGAGGGCATGCATGCGTTCATCGCCAAGCGCGCCCCGGTTTTCCGGCACCGCTAG
- a CDS encoding CaiB/BaiF CoA transferase family protein, which produces MAQTNETEKKPGPLSGITVLDFSRVLAGPYCTMVLADLGARVIKVERFGTGDDTRAFGPFVGVDSAYFMCFNRGKESISLDIKSPRDRELLERLLDSCDVVVENFRPGVMERLGYGPERLAKTHPHIVYTSISGFGHSGPFSELPGYDMVVQAMGGVMSLTGWPDEEPARVGTSFGDLGAALFGVVGILSALYSRTRDAQGARVDIGMLDCQAALMETALARYDVEGVVPTRTGDNHPSLAPFETFMAADGKFVICAGNDTLFLLMADALGSPHLALKAEFLTNDLRVQNRQQLVRDIEAITGTQPMQHWIDALNEAGVPCAPINTIDRLFSHPQLLARNMIVKVKGEGERAVRTAGNPIKMSTLSEVDPEVPIQSPALNAHREAILEELMASNGAYAPTTHDDGDVDDTGPDALYQAASAV; this is translated from the coding sequence ATGGCGCAAACAAACGAAACAGAAAAGAAGCCCGGCCCATTGTCCGGTATTACCGTGCTGGATTTCTCACGCGTGCTGGCAGGTCCCTATTGCACCATGGTGCTGGCAGATCTGGGCGCACGGGTCATCAAGGTTGAGCGGTTTGGCACGGGGGATGACACCCGCGCATTCGGCCCCTTCGTGGGCGTGGATTCCGCTTATTTCATGTGCTTCAACCGCGGCAAGGAAAGCATTTCGCTGGACATAAAATCGCCCCGTGACCGCGAGCTGCTGGAACGGTTGCTGGACAGTTGCGACGTGGTGGTCGAGAACTTCCGCCCCGGCGTCATGGAGCGTCTGGGCTACGGTCCCGAGAGGCTCGCCAAAACACATCCTCATATTGTCTACACCTCGATTTCTGGCTTTGGTCACAGCGGGCCGTTCAGTGAGTTGCCGGGCTACGACATGGTAGTGCAGGCGATGGGCGGGGTCATGAGCCTGACCGGCTGGCCCGATGAAGAGCCTGCCCGCGTGGGCACCAGCTTTGGCGACCTGGGGGCTGCGCTCTTTGGCGTGGTGGGTATCCTGTCGGCACTCTACAGCCGAACCCGCGATGCCCAGGGGGCGCGTGTGGATATCGGCATGCTCGACTGCCAGGCCGCCCTGATGGAGACGGCACTGGCCCGCTACGATGTGGAGGGCGTCGTGCCAACGCGTACAGGGGACAATCATCCTTCGCTGGCACCCTTTGAAACCTTTATGGCCGCTGACGGCAAGTTCGTGATCTGCGCGGGTAATGACACCCTGTTCCTGCTGATGGCCGACGCCCTGGGGTCGCCACATCTGGCGCTCAAGGCAGAATTCCTGACCAATGATCTGCGGGTGCAGAATCGCCAGCAACTGGTGCGTGATATCGAAGCGATCACCGGTACGCAACCGATGCAGCACTGGATTGATGCCCTTAATGAAGCCGGTGTGCCCTGTGCGCCGATCAATACCATCGATCGGCTCTTCAGCCATCCGCAGCTGCTCGCGCGCAACATGATCGTCAAGGTGAAAGGGGAAGGCGAGCGGGCGGTGCGCACCGCCGGTAACCCTATCAAGATGAGCACCCTGTCAGAAGTGGACCCCGAAGTACCGATCCAGTCTCCCGCGCTGAACGCGCATCGCGAGGCGATTCTTGAAGAACTCATGGCCAGCAACGGTGCTTACGCGCCGACGACGCACGATGATGGCGATGTCGATGACACTGGGCCAGACGCGCTTTACCAGGCCGCTTCTGCCGTCTAA
- a CDS encoding agmatinase, protein MSENAYEKGRLNLPFVGFCTFGKNRTCEDWDNIKADVAFMGAPFDCGTQWRSGARMGPRSIREASTLFSFGHGGAYSYEDDVMYLEGVDIVDIGDADMVHTNTEKSHANIEYGVRKMLDAGALPVVVGGDHSVNAPCIRAFEGRGPIHIIQIDAHLDFVDERHGVRFGHGNPIRRASEQDFVTGMTQLGIRNVSSSNRADHKAAEAVGSTILSVRDVRRLGAAGVLELIPKGVNYYITIDIDGFDPSIAPGTGTPSHGGFQYYEVMEILQGVALSGDVVGIDLCEVAPDYDQTGSTSILAAQVLMNLIGYVFHGRALRSQSA, encoded by the coding sequence ATGAGTGAAAACGCCTACGAAAAAGGTCGGCTGAACCTGCCGTTTGTCGGCTTCTGCACCTTTGGCAAGAACCGCACCTGCGAAGACTGGGACAACATTAAGGCCGACGTGGCCTTTATGGGCGCGCCCTTTGACTGCGGGACCCAGTGGCGTTCCGGCGCCCGCATGGGGCCGCGTTCCATTCGCGAAGCCTCAACGCTGTTTTCGTTCGGCCACGGCGGCGCCTACTCCTATGAAGATGACGTGATGTACCTGGAGGGCGTCGATATCGTCGATATCGGTGATGCCGACATGGTGCACACCAACACCGAGAAGAGTCATGCCAACATCGAGTACGGCGTGCGCAAGATGCTCGACGCCGGTGCACTGCCCGTCGTCGTCGGCGGCGACCATTCGGTCAACGCGCCCTGCATTCGTGCCTTCGAGGGACGGGGGCCGATCCATATCATCCAGATCGATGCCCACCTGGATTTTGTTGACGAGCGTCATGGCGTGCGTTTTGGCCACGGCAACCCGATTCGCCGGGCCTCCGAGCAGGACTTCGTTACCGGCATGACGCAGCTGGGCATCCGCAACGTGTCCTCGTCCAACCGCGCCGATCACAAGGCCGCCGAGGCGGTAGGGTCAACCATTTTGTCGGTACGCGATGTGCGTCGCCTGGGTGCGGCGGGGGTGCTGGAGCTGATTCCCAAGGGTGTGAACTACTACATCACCATCGATATCGACGGTTTCGACCCGTCCATCGCACCGGGTACCGGCACCCCGAGCCATGGTGGCTTTCAGTACTACGAGGTAATGGAAATACTGCAGGGCGTGGCGCTCAGTGGTGACGTGGTGGGAATCGACCTGTGTGAAGTGGCGCCGGACTATGACCAGACCGGCTCCACCAGCATTCTGGCGGCCCAGGTACTGATGAACCTGATCGGCTATGTCTTCCATGGCCGTGCCTTACGCAGCCAGTCGGCCTGA
- a CDS encoding aldehyde dehydrogenase family protein has protein sequence MDTTVKAYLDNYQVSQATRDFLAKPQRMFIGGDWVGASDGAVSEVIEPSTGAVLTRIPEGTAVDLDRAVAAARHQFDQGEWSQLKPLERERLLHRLADLLEANAQELAEIESIDMGKSVVQALEVDIQGTIDTFRYFAGWASKIYGRSVEPASLPGSYVAYTRKEPVGVVASIIPWNFPLQTMAWKLGAALAVGCTVVVKPAELTSLSTLRFAELVQQAGIPDGVVNIVTGRGSVVGAAMSSHPGIDKITFTGSTPVGQTVGQAALADMKRMTLELGGKSAVVVFEDADIEAAAAAVAQGIFFNSGQVCDAGSRLYVHESIYPSFLAALTDYVSGLKMAPGLDPDCFISPLVSAKQQDSVLSYIEAGKQEGARLVFGGEALEGPGFFVPPTLFADCRNDMKIVKEEIFGPVLVSQPFSTEDEVVALANDSIYGLAAAIYSNDLTRVHRVIPQLKAGSVYVNGHSTIDPAMPFGGYKQSGFGRDLGPEQLDSLLETKSVWITLN, from the coding sequence ATGGACACTACCGTAAAGGCGTATCTCGACAACTACCAGGTTTCCCAGGCAACGCGAGACTTCCTCGCCAAACCCCAGCGCATGTTTATCGGCGGCGACTGGGTTGGCGCCAGTGACGGCGCGGTTAGTGAGGTCATCGAGCCCTCCACCGGCGCTGTGCTGACACGGATACCCGAAGGCACGGCCGTGGATCTGGATCGTGCTGTGGCGGCGGCCCGCCATCAGTTCGATCAGGGCGAATGGAGCCAGCTCAAACCGCTGGAGCGCGAGCGTTTGCTGCACAGGCTGGCCGACCTGCTGGAAGCCAACGCCCAGGAACTGGCCGAGATCGAATCCATCGACATGGGCAAATCGGTGGTGCAGGCGCTGGAGGTGGATATCCAGGGCACCATCGATACCTTCCGCTACTTCGCCGGCTGGGCCTCGAAGATTTATGGTCGCAGCGTTGAGCCGGCGTCCCTGCCGGGCAGCTATGTGGCCTATACCCGCAAGGAACCGGTGGGTGTGGTGGCCTCGATCATTCCGTGGAACTTCCCGCTGCAGACCATGGCCTGGAAGCTGGGCGCGGCCCTGGCGGTGGGCTGCACGGTGGTGGTCAAGCCGGCGGAACTCACCTCTCTCAGCACGCTGCGCTTCGCCGAGCTGGTGCAGCAGGCGGGTATTCCGGATGGCGTGGTGAACATCGTGACTGGTCGCGGTTCGGTGGTCGGTGCGGCCATGTCCAGCCACCCCGGCATCGACAAGATCACCTTCACCGGTTCCACCCCCGTGGGGCAGACGGTGGGGCAGGCGGCGCTGGCCGACATGAAACGCATGACGCTGGAGCTCGGGGGCAAGTCGGCGGTCGTGGTGTTCGAGGATGCCGACATCGAAGCGGCGGCCGCAGCGGTGGCCCAGGGCATTTTCTTCAATTCAGGCCAGGTGTGCGATGCCGGCTCCAGGCTCTATGTGCACGAATCGATCTACCCGTCTTTCCTCGCGGCCCTGACGGATTACGTCAGCGGCCTGAAGATGGCACCGGGGCTCGATCCCGACTGCTTTATCAGCCCGCTGGTATCGGCCAAACAGCAGGACAGCGTGCTCAGCTATATCGAGGCCGGCAAACAGGAAGGCGCGCGGCTGGTGTTCGGCGGTGAAGCCCTGGAAGGTCCGGGCTTTTTCGTGCCGCCGACCCTCTTTGCGGACTGCCGCAATGACATGAAGATCGTGAAGGAGGAAATCTTCGGCCCGGTACTGGTGAGCCAGCCCTTCAGCACGGAAGACGAGGTGGTGGCCCTGGCCAATGACTCCATCTACGGCCTGGCGGCGGCCATCTACTCCAATGACCTGACCCGTGTGCACCGGGTGATCCCGCAGCTCAAGGCGGGTTCGGTCTACGTCAACGGTCACAGCACCATCGATCCGGCCATGCCTTTTGGTGGCTACAAGCAGTCGGGTTTTGGCCGCGATCTCGGGCCTGAGCAACTCGACAGCCTGCTGGAAACCAAATCCGTGTGGATCACGTTGAACTAA
- the betA gene encoding choline dehydrogenase, translating to MTDRYDYIIIGAGSAGCVLANRLSEDPATSVLLLESGGSDKSVIIQMPTAFSMPMNTRKYNWRYETVPEPYLNGRRVHCPRGKVLGGSSSINGLVYIRGHACDFDEWESLGAQGWGYQNCLPYFRKAETHQRGGDDYRGDSGPLHTNNGNNMANPLYGAFVDAGEEAGYIKTRDCNGQMQEGFGPMHMTVKKGVRWSTANAYLRPAMDRPNLTVVTHAMTRRILLDGSKAVGVEYSRGGRLQRVHCNREVLLSAGPIGSPHLLQLSGIGPRAVLREAGIEVLHDLPGVGENLQDHAEIYIQYKCKQPITLNSKMGLLSKALIGARWLLRKDGLGASNHFESCGFIRSEAGLKWPDVQFHFLPAAMRYDGNAPIKGHGFMVLTGPNKPKSRGHVRAISPDPEVHPAILFNYLEREEDREGFRKCVRLTREIIGQPAMDAYNDGEIAPGPDVQTDDEIDAFVRDNLESTYHPCGTCKMGEDPLAVVDSQLRVHGLEGLRVIDSSVFPTETNGNLNAPTIMLAERASDLVRGRPTLAPADVEVGLVEGWESQQRPHAPVRRV from the coding sequence ATGACTGATCGGTATGACTACATCATCATCGGCGCCGGCTCAGCCGGTTGCGTACTGGCCAACCGGCTGTCGGAAGATCCCGCCACCTCGGTGCTGCTGCTTGAATCCGGTGGCAGCGATAAAAGCGTTATCATCCAGATGCCGACCGCCTTTTCGATGCCCATGAATACCAGGAAGTACAACTGGCGCTACGAGACCGTGCCCGAGCCGTACCTGAACGGCCGCCGCGTGCACTGCCCCCGCGGCAAGGTGCTGGGCGGCTCCTCGTCCATCAACGGCCTGGTGTACATTCGCGGCCATGCCTGTGACTTCGATGAATGGGAGAGCCTCGGTGCCCAGGGCTGGGGCTACCAGAACTGCCTGCCCTACTTCCGCAAGGCCGAGACCCACCAGCGTGGCGGTGATGACTACCGCGGTGACAGCGGTCCGCTGCACACCAACAACGGCAACAACATGGCCAACCCGCTTTACGGCGCCTTCGTTGATGCCGGCGAAGAAGCCGGCTATATCAAGACCCGGGACTGCAACGGCCAGATGCAGGAAGGTTTCGGCCCCATGCACATGACCGTCAAGAAGGGCGTGCGCTGGTCCACCGCCAACGCCTACCTGCGCCCCGCCATGGACAGACCCAACCTCACCGTCGTCACCCACGCCATGACCCGCCGTATTCTGCTGGACGGCAGCAAGGCCGTGGGCGTTGAATACTCCCGCGGCGGGCGCCTGCAGCGCGTGCACTGCAACCGCGAAGTCCTGCTGTCGGCCGGCCCGATCGGCTCGCCCCACCTGCTGCAGCTCTCTGGAATCGGCCCCAGGGCGGTACTGCGCGAAGCCGGTATCGAGGTGCTGCATGACCTGCCCGGCGTCGGCGAAAACCTGCAGGACCACGCCGAGATCTATATCCAGTACAAATGCAAACAGCCGATCACGCTGAACAGCAAGATGGGGCTGCTGAGCAAGGCGCTGATCGGTGCCCGCTGGCTGCTGCGCAAGGATGGCCTGGGCGCCAGCAACCATTTTGAATCCTGCGGTTTCATCCGCTCCGAAGCCGGGCTGAAATGGCCGGATGTGCAGTTCCACTTCCTGCCGGCAGCCATGCGCTATGATGGCAACGCCCCGATCAAGGGCCACGGCTTCATGGTGCTCACCGGGCCCAACAAGCCCAAAAGCCGTGGCCATGTACGCGCCATTTCACCCGATCCCGAAGTGCACCCGGCGATCCTGTTCAATTACCTCGAGCGCGAGGAAGACCGCGAGGGCTTTCGCAAGTGCGTACGCCTGACCCGGGAAATCATCGGCCAGCCAGCCATGGACGCCTACAACGACGGCGAGATCGCACCCGGTCCCGATGTCCAGACCGACGACGAGATCGACGCCTTCGTGCGCGACAACCTGGAGAGCACCTACCATCCCTGCGGCACCTGCAAGATGGGCGAAGACCCGCTGGCGGTGGTGGATTCCCAGCTGCGCGTCCACGGTCTGGAAGGCCTGCGGGTGATCGACTCCTCGGTCTTCCCCACCGAGACCAACGGCAACCTCAACGCCCCCACCATCATGCTGGCCGAACGCGCCTCGGACCTGGTCCGCGGCCGCCCGACCCTGGCACCGGCGGACGTCGAGGTCGGCCTGGTGGAGGGATGGGAAAGCCAGCAGCGGCCCCATGCACCGGTGCGGCGGGTTTGA
- a CDS encoding helix-turn-helix domain-containing protein gives MSTHHHSLPYLTDFDLRVFHAVVHNKGFAAAQDELGVSQSTISP, from the coding sequence ATGAGCACCCACCACCACAGCCTGCCGTACCTCACGGACTTCGACTTGCGTGTGTTTCACGCCGTGGTACACAACAAGGGCTTTGCCGCTGCGCAGGATGAGCTGGGGGTATCACAGTCCACCATCAGCCCGTAG